One genomic segment of Petrotoga olearia DSM 13574 includes these proteins:
- a CDS encoding efflux RND transporter permease subunit, whose protein sequence is MREKKDFFLGLANFITQNAYYIIAVVLVFTIIFGFISTRLKVNSDLLKILPQDSEVVVELLEEQAFLEGSDIMVAAFFLNDNVQPSQIASTFHDYMQKEPTFLSFVQTDLSFLFSYGIINLSQTDLIYTMYDNLQSFGSLLSRNFTYNFELFEKADTFLEDIYDLENILQTDENTDLISSYYTLSPDGKVMIMGLTFNKPSSDLDYVNYIIPKVNSILTEIEKTFNIKTGLTNSYITGYESNRTVMEDFTLTTTLSIIFITILFAFAFGNFTSSIIVLLGLIISTLLTMGLITLTFGELNIVTSFVMAITLGLGIAYGIHVMTRFSKEIDEDDNFTTALASTYKGILFPLFLGMITTIIVFLTLFFMGLPAFNELAIVSSMGLLVFFFIMIFFVPTLIYALKVNIKISPFTAKIDNAFKKFPHYISKNSKMIFIVVVPTVSIFSVVGLINYTNFSYTPPGLISSNSESVKVGEQILDHFGNISFDTLQYLMRVDEDIETVKKELLNTGVVESVNSLPDIIQENLGEFSKIKTQLEGLSQVINNPIIISVLKKNNLYSDSLKLIDAAARSSDLYHFTLNIMDIFPEDLRGNFLIEKNGQKYLILEVTPKFSLWSNNGIKIFFDELGEKGENILGLPKATYKIMEMIRQRFYIPLFLSFISIWGITAIVRKNVLQPSEAMLSLIISVLATFGVSYLLGIRATFVTVLTFPLIFGIGIDGFLHIFHTFSTNKTNFWNILKSITFSLSTTTLSFLSFQFSRGELLKEFSLTMSMSLGFTWLFTTVMFIVNREMLRKFWKSKK, encoded by the coding sequence GTGAGAGAAAAAAAAGACTTCTTTTTAGGACTTGCTAATTTTATCACCCAAAATGCTTATTACATAATAGCGGTAGTTTTAGTGTTTACTATTATCTTTGGTTTTATTTCCACTAGATTGAAGGTAAACTCAGACTTGTTGAAAATACTTCCTCAAGACTCGGAAGTTGTTGTTGAACTTCTAGAAGAGCAAGCATTTCTTGAAGGATCTGATATTATGGTTGCTGCATTTTTTCTCAACGATAATGTCCAGCCTTCACAAATTGCCTCAACTTTTCATGATTACATGCAAAAAGAACCTACCTTTTTAAGTTTTGTGCAAACAGATCTTTCTTTCCTTTTTTCATACGGCATCATAAACTTAAGCCAAACGGATTTAATTTACACTATGTATGATAATTTACAAAGTTTTGGCAGTTTATTAAGTAGAAATTTTACTTATAATTTCGAGTTATTTGAAAAAGCGGATACCTTTTTGGAAGATATTTACGATTTAGAAAATATTCTCCAAACTGATGAAAATACTGATTTAATAAGTTCCTACTACACTTTATCACCTGATGGAAAAGTTATGATAATGGGACTTACTTTCAACAAACCTTCCTCCGATTTAGATTACGTAAACTACATAATTCCAAAAGTGAATTCAATTTTGACAGAGATTGAAAAGACTTTCAATATAAAAACTGGTTTGACTAATTCCTACATCACGGGATACGAATCTAATCGTACGGTTATGGAAGATTTTACACTAACAACAACCTTATCCATAATATTTATAACTATTTTATTCGCTTTCGCATTTGGTAATTTTACTTCTTCTATAATAGTACTTTTAGGTTTAATAATATCTACACTTTTAACGATGGGACTCATTACGTTAACTTTCGGAGAATTGAATATAGTAACTTCTTTTGTCATGGCAATAACTTTAGGTTTAGGAATAGCTTACGGAATACATGTGATGACCAGATTTTCAAAAGAAATTGATGAGGATGATAACTTCACTACTGCATTGGCTTCTACTTATAAAGGAATTCTTTTTCCTCTCTTCCTTGGAATGATAACTACTATCATCGTTTTCTTAACGCTTTTTTTCATGGGATTACCCGCTTTTAACGAGTTAGCAATCGTTAGCTCAATGGGTTTATTGGTTTTTTTCTTTATAATGATTTTTTTTGTTCCAACATTAATTTACGCTTTAAAAGTAAACATAAAAATTTCCCCTTTTACGGCCAAAATAGACAATGCCTTTAAAAAATTCCCTCACTATATTTCAAAAAACTCAAAAATGATTTTTATTGTAGTTGTTCCAACAGTTTCGATCTTCAGCGTTGTGGGTCTAATTAATTACACTAATTTTTCGTATACCCCTCCAGGGCTAATCTCTTCCAATTCAGAATCCGTTAAGGTCGGAGAACAAATTTTGGATCACTTTGGAAATATTTCCTTTGATACATTGCAATATCTAATGAGAGTTGACGAAGATATTGAAACTGTTAAAAAAGAATTATTGAACACGGGTGTTGTGGAATCTGTCAACAGCTTACCAGACATAATTCAAGAAAATCTTGGAGAATTTTCTAAGATAAAAACACAGTTAGAAGGTTTATCTCAAGTTATAAATAATCCAATAATAATATCCGTTTTAAAAAAGAATAATCTATATTCTGACAGTCTGAAACTGATAGATGCTGCCGCACGCTCTTCCGATCTCTACCATTTTACTTTGAATATCATGGATATTTTCCCTGAGGACCTCAGAGGCAACTTTTTAATAGAGAAGAATGGTCAAAAATATCTTATTCTGGAAGTCACTCCAAAGTTCAGTCTTTGGAGTAACAACGGAATAAAAATTTTCTTTGACGAACTTGGGGAAAAAGGTGAAAACATTTTGGGTTTACCAAAAGCAACATATAAAATAATGGAGATGATTAGACAAAGATTTTATATACCATTATTCCTATCTTTCATCTCCATATGGGGTATAACTGCAATTGTTAGAAAAAATGTGCTTCAACCATCTGAAGCTATGCTTAGTCTGATAATTTCTGTATTAGCTACTTTTGGTGTGTCATATTTATTAGGTATAAGGGCTACTTTCGTAACCGTTCTAACTTTTCCGTTAATCTTTGGTATAGGTATAGATGGATTTCTCCATATATTTCATACGTTCAGTACTAACAAAACAAACTTTTGGAATATATTAAAATCCATAACATTTTCACTTTCTACCACAACACTCTCTTTCTTGAGCTTTCAATTTTCTAGGGGAGAGCTTTTAAAAGAATTTAGTTTGACGATGTCTATGTCCTTAGGTTTTACTTGGCTATTCACAACCGTTATGTTCATCGTAAATAGAGAAATGCTACGAAAGTTTTGGAAAAGTAAAAAGTAA
- a CDS encoding alpha-galactosidase, with the protein MPITFDQETKRWFLETENMGYVFGLDDQGKIKNLYWGAKLPRFRDYPQVKDLPVMDRYTWNDEFSVRGEKNNVEHCLKVEYYDGVRDVVLNYKSFEVNGNDLVIKLSDDHYSLNVNLFYKLIEEYDIIERWIEIENNSNQEINVEDMKSASLYVENDEKAKLNYLAGMWGSEFHLRKEDINEGSKVLESKVGKTSAYLNPFFAIDYSADEDHGKVYFGELAWSGNWKIVVQKRIYERIAIIGGINDWDFSYILEPSEKINTPKFVFGFSDEGFTKASQNIHHYQLDYVLPKDKAHKLRKVIYNSWEATTFNVNEENQKILAEKAAKIGVELFVIDDGWFGERNDDHAGLGDWYVNKEKFPKGLQPLISYVKSLGMDFGIWVEPEMVNPDSELYREHPDWVISFPNRPKSLQRNQLMLNLAREDVKEFIIDFMDNLLTQNDIDFVKWDMNRHVFESGWMQVKPRKQREIWVKYVWNLYDIWKYLREKHPHVTFENCSSGGGRVDIGLMQYADQVWTSDNTDPFDRLEIQEGFSYAYAPKVMMGWVTDWGGKDTYPLTYRFHSSMMGSLGIGADLNKFSEQDFDLARYQVQLYKEIREIVQEGYQFRLSSVKNDRYFALEYLNKSKDEGVLIYLRNPRRFGLFDRVNVKLKGLENDAVYTVYEGLQGEEKEIVKLSGLALKERGILVEDSSKDFFESGKVTHFYSRILRFRRSN; encoded by the coding sequence ATGCCTATAACTTTTGATCAAGAAACGAAGAGATGGTTTTTGGAAACAGAAAATATGGGTTACGTTTTTGGATTAGATGATCAAGGGAAAATCAAAAATTTGTACTGGGGAGCGAAATTACCAAGGTTTCGAGACTACCCCCAAGTTAAAGATCTACCCGTCATGGACAGATACACGTGGAATGATGAATTTTCAGTAAGAGGAGAAAAAAACAATGTAGAGCATTGTTTGAAAGTTGAGTATTACGATGGTGTCAGGGATGTTGTGTTGAATTACAAAAGTTTTGAAGTGAATGGGAATGATCTAGTAATAAAGCTAAGCGATGATCATTATAGTTTGAATGTAAATCTTTTCTACAAGTTGATAGAAGAGTACGATATTATAGAAAGATGGATAGAGATTGAAAACAATTCTAATCAAGAAATAAATGTAGAAGATATGAAATCGGCGTCGTTGTATGTTGAAAATGATGAAAAAGCAAAATTAAATTATCTTGCAGGTATGTGGGGGAGTGAGTTTCACTTAAGGAAGGAAGACATAAACGAGGGAAGCAAAGTTTTGGAGAGTAAGGTTGGGAAAACAAGCGCCTACCTGAATCCTTTTTTTGCTATCGATTACTCTGCTGATGAAGATCATGGAAAGGTATACTTCGGTGAATTAGCTTGGAGTGGTAATTGGAAGATAGTAGTGCAAAAACGTATATACGAAAGAATAGCTATAATTGGAGGAATAAATGACTGGGATTTTAGTTATATACTAGAACCCTCAGAAAAGATTAATACTCCGAAATTTGTGTTTGGTTTTTCAGACGAGGGTTTTACAAAGGCGAGCCAGAATATACATCATTACCAGCTCGACTACGTCTTGCCAAAAGATAAAGCACACAAATTAAGAAAGGTTATATACAATTCTTGGGAAGCCACGACGTTTAACGTGAACGAAGAAAATCAAAAAATATTGGCTGAAAAGGCTGCAAAAATTGGTGTGGAACTTTTTGTTATAGACGATGGATGGTTTGGGGAAAGAAACGATGATCACGCTGGGTTAGGTGATTGGTATGTGAACAAAGAAAAATTCCCAAAAGGTTTGCAACCTTTGATAAGCTATGTTAAATCTTTAGGGATGGATTTTGGCATATGGGTTGAACCAGAGATGGTTAATCCTGACAGCGAATTGTATAGGGAACACCCTGACTGGGTTATTAGTTTTCCAAATAGGCCAAAATCACTTCAACGAAATCAATTGATGCTTAATTTGGCAAGAGAAGATGTGAAAGAGTTCATCATAGATTTTATGGATAATCTTTTAACACAAAACGATATAGATTTCGTCAAATGGGATATGAACAGGCATGTTTTTGAGTCGGGATGGATGCAAGTGAAACCACGAAAACAAAGAGAAATATGGGTTAAATACGTGTGGAACTTATACGATATTTGGAAATATTTAAGGGAAAAACATCCACACGTTACTTTTGAAAACTGCTCCAGCGGTGGGGGAAGAGTGGATATAGGCTTAATGCAATATGCGGATCAAGTATGGACAAGCGACAACACGGACCCATTTGATAGGTTAGAGATCCAAGAGGGTTTTTCATATGCATATGCACCAAAAGTAATGATGGGATGGGTAACTGACTGGGGAGGAAAAGATACTTATCCTTTAACATACAGATTTCATTCATCAATGATGGGATCTTTAGGAATCGGTGCGGATTTAAATAAATTCTCTGAACAAGATTTCGATTTGGCAAGGTATCAGGTTCAGTTGTATAAAGAGATAAGAGAGATAGTACAAGAAGGTTATCAATTCAGGCTTTCTTCCGTTAAAAATGATAGATATTTTGCGTTGGAATATTTGAATAAAAGCAAAGATGAAGGTGTTTTGATATATTTAAGAAATCCCAGAAGGTTTGGTTTATTCGATAGGGTGAATGTCAAGCTAAAAGGTTTGGAAAACGATGCTGTATACACTGTTTATGAAGGGCTACAGGGTGAAGAAAAAGAGATAGTTAAATTATCAGGACTGGCCTTGAAAGAAAGAGGGATTTTAGTTGAGGATTCTTCTAAAGATTTTTTTGAAAGTGGAAAAGTAACTCATTTTTATAGTCGGATATTGAGGTTTAGAAGGAGTAATTAA
- a CDS encoding MFS transporter has product MNSAKKRNQKNNMLIIFGVTLMVVMGVSSISPVFPLIKEEFNVTEQQVGLLITFFNLPAIFLTPLFGVLADRYGRKKFMVPLLFLFAISGVLSGFTTKFSILLLLRALNGAGASVLGALNVTLMGDLFEERERLKVIGYNETVANIGLAIYPLIGGMLAIFGWQFPFFLSILAVPVGIATLFLLEDSHQNNGENLKDYFIDLFKVLKDFRIILIYIAGFSTFFLLSGAYSSYLPFLSEYKFGFPPWITGILMFFMSFTAAFASSQLVKLSDRYTVKWLLAFSYMFYAVSLFLLMVVRNFVGLMVAVIIFGMGHGINVPSLHILTTEITSRKNRGAVISLREVFFKLSGTLAPLMMGFLYTLNGIDAVYLSSAIYSLGIFVLLFFSFRKIF; this is encoded by the coding sequence TTGAATTCTGCAAAAAAACGAAATCAAAAAAATAACATGTTAATTATATTTGGTGTAACGTTGATGGTCGTCATGGGTGTATCTAGTATTTCTCCTGTTTTTCCTTTGATAAAGGAAGAATTCAATGTAACAGAACAACAGGTAGGCTTGTTAATTACTTTTTTTAACTTGCCTGCCATATTTTTAACTCCATTATTTGGTGTTTTAGCTGATAGATATGGAAGAAAAAAATTTATGGTTCCTCTCCTATTTTTATTCGCTATATCTGGGGTATTAAGTGGTTTCACAACAAAATTCAGCATTTTATTGTTATTACGTGCTTTAAATGGAGCTGGAGCATCTGTTTTAGGTGCATTGAATGTAACCCTTATGGGGGACTTATTTGAAGAAAGAGAAAGATTAAAAGTTATAGGTTACAATGAAACCGTTGCAAATATTGGATTAGCTATCTATCCACTTATTGGTGGAATGTTGGCTATTTTTGGTTGGCAGTTTCCCTTTTTTCTGTCCATTTTAGCTGTACCCGTTGGAATAGCTACCTTATTTCTTCTTGAAGATTCCCATCAAAATAATGGTGAGAACTTGAAAGATTATTTTATAGATCTGTTTAAAGTTTTAAAAGATTTCAGAATAATTCTCATATATATTGCTGGGTTTTCCACTTTCTTTTTGCTCAGTGGTGCATATTCTTCCTATCTACCTTTTTTATCAGAATATAAGTTTGGTTTTCCCCCTTGGATAACAGGTATATTAATGTTTTTTATGTCTTTCACAGCTGCATTTGCTTCTTCACAGTTGGTGAAATTAAGCGATAGATACACAGTAAAATGGTTGTTAGCATTTTCTTATATGTTTTATGCGGTCTCCCTTTTTTTATTGATGGTTGTTAGAAATTTTGTAGGTTTGATGGTAGCTGTTATTATTTTTGGTATGGGGCATGGCATAAATGTACCGAGTTTGCACATTTTGACTACTGAAATAACTTCAAGAAAAAATAGAGGAGCGGTGATTTCCTTAAGGGAGGTCTTCTTTAAATTATCCGGAACTTTGGCGCCATTGATGATGGGATTTCTTTATACTTTAAACGGGATTGATGCTGTTTATCTTTCATCTGCTATTTATTCTTTGGGTATTTTTGTTCTTTTATTTTTTTCTTTCAGAAAAATATTTTGA
- a CDS encoding glycoside hydrolase family 2 protein, which yields MDKIARCEYPRPNFKRDQWLCLNGTWEFEFDDQNKGEGEKWFQNHNFTKKIEVPFCYQSKLSGIDDKNHHDYLWYKRIFSLPKTWKNKKIKLNFGAVDYIAKVWINGKFVGNHIGGNTPFSFDITNELKWDDEEKIVVKVEDRTCDPSQARGKQSWTGKPFACWYTNTTGIWQTVWLEPVNNEHIEKIRLTPNIDKAKVLIEAILSPEAIGNTLYIDIKFEDSKILESSIFCQDRIIQIELNVLSKDFEWGMKLWSPEEPNLYEIFFKLIDNKGEMKDLVMSYFGMRKVSTKGGKFLLNNRPFYQKLVLDQGYFPESLLTPPSEEAIINDIKLTKNFGYNGVRKHQKVEDPLYLYWCDKLGLLVWGEMASFYQFNSESCNQYLREWQEIIDRDYNHPSIVVWTPFNESWGVPNILTDKKQQKFTKSVVNLIKSLDQTRLVVSNDGWEHTETDLCTIHDYRQESTEFLKVYSDKNEVVKGCPAGKFIFSEGYNYSDQPVLITEYGGTAFLKDEGWGYGNKVSSEEEFLKRFSQLTQAIKSIDYIVGYCYTQLTDVEQEMNGLLTYDRRFKIDPNKIKAVNDE from the coding sequence ATGGATAAAATTGCAAGATGTGAATATCCTCGTCCAAATTTTAAAAGAGATCAATGGTTATGTTTAAATGGAACGTGGGAGTTTGAATTTGATGATCAAAATAAGGGTGAAGGGGAAAAATGGTTTCAAAATCATAATTTTACAAAGAAAATAGAAGTTCCCTTTTGTTATCAAAGTAAATTAAGTGGAATAGATGATAAAAATCATCACGATTATCTTTGGTATAAAAGAATTTTTTCTTTACCAAAAACATGGAAAAATAAAAAAATAAAGTTAAACTTTGGAGCTGTCGATTATATTGCTAAGGTATGGATTAATGGGAAGTTTGTAGGCAATCATATAGGTGGGAATACTCCATTTAGTTTTGACATTACTAATGAGTTAAAATGGGATGATGAAGAGAAAATCGTAGTTAAGGTAGAAGATAGAACTTGTGATCCATCACAGGCCAGAGGGAAGCAAAGCTGGACAGGTAAACCTTTTGCTTGTTGGTATACTAACACTACTGGAATCTGGCAAACTGTTTGGTTAGAACCTGTTAATAATGAGCATATAGAAAAAATTAGATTGACACCAAATATTGATAAAGCAAAGGTTTTAATAGAAGCTATTTTATCTCCTGAGGCTATAGGTAATACATTATATATCGATATTAAATTTGAAGACTCAAAGATATTGGAAAGCAGTATTTTCTGTCAAGATCGTATAATACAGATAGAATTAAACGTGCTTTCGAAGGATTTTGAATGGGGTATGAAATTGTGGAGTCCAGAAGAACCTAATTTATATGAGATATTTTTTAAATTAATCGACAATAAGGGAGAAATGAAAGACTTAGTGATGAGTTACTTTGGTATGAGAAAAGTTTCAACCAAGGGCGGTAAATTCTTATTGAACAATCGACCATTTTATCAAAAATTAGTTTTAGATCAAGGATATTTTCCTGAGTCTTTATTAACTCCTCCGAGTGAGGAAGCTATAATAAATGACATAAAATTGACTAAAAATTTTGGATATAATGGTGTAAGGAAGCATCAAAAAGTTGAAGACCCTTTATATCTCTATTGGTGTGATAAATTAGGTTTATTAGTTTGGGGAGAAATGGCCTCTTTTTATCAATTTAATTCGGAATCATGCAATCAATATTTAAGAGAATGGCAAGAAATTATAGACAGGGATTATAACCATCCTTCAATAGTTGTATGGACACCCTTTAATGAATCTTGGGGGGTACCAAACATTTTAACAGATAAAAAGCAACAGAAATTTACGAAAAGTGTTGTAAATCTAATAAAATCTTTAGATCAAACTCGCTTAGTTGTGTCTAATGACGGTTGGGAACATACCGAAACAGATCTGTGTACAATTCATGATTACCGTCAAGAGAGTACAGAATTTTTAAAAGTATATTCAGATAAAAATGAAGTTGTTAAAGGATGCCCAGCTGGAAAATTCATTTTTTCCGAAGGATATAACTATTCTGATCAACCTGTTCTCATTACCGAATATGGGGGAACAGCTTTTTTAAAAGATGAAGGATGGGGATATGGTAACAAAGTTTCTTCTGAGGAAGAATTTTTAAAAAGATTTTCTCAATTAACTCAAGCAATAAAATCCATAGATTATATTGTAGGATATTGTTATACCCAATTAACTGATGTAGAACAGGAGATGAATGGACTTTTAACTTATGATAGAAGGTTTAAAATAGATCCCAATAAAATCAAGGCAGTAAATGATGAATAA
- a CDS encoding glycoside hydrolase family 43 protein — protein sequence MDKKLISFLFVSFTLLNSIIVLSNSDKMYKNPLDVFIADPFVLKVENTYYLYGTSAANVGFKVWKSEDLVNWEEEGFALTKFQEENQWAQGDFWAPEVISYRNRFYMVYSARDKNGKLQIGLAASDSPLGPFLTIKAPLINDGYSNIDGHIFIDSDGSPYLFWVRDCSENIIDGIHVSQIYVQEMSENLLEFKGEPVLALEPSQQWEGLDQNWQWNEGPFVIKNNEIYYLLYSANYFGSPDYAIGYAVSKSPFGPWEKSKDNPVLTKDLSIGVSGPGHCSVTTSPSDLELFIVYHTHAFSQSPGGIRVLNIDRIYFEKKGALIVKGPTRTPQPFPE from the coding sequence GTGGATAAAAAGTTAATTTCATTTTTGTTTGTATCATTTACTTTATTAAATTCAATAATTGTATTATCAAATTCAGACAAAATGTATAAAAATCCTTTGGATGTTTTTATTGCAGATCCTTTTGTTTTAAAGGTAGAAAACACATATTACCTTTATGGAACTTCTGCAGCCAATGTAGGCTTCAAGGTTTGGAAATCTGAAGATTTAGTCAATTGGGAAGAAGAAGGATTTGCGTTGACGAAATTTCAAGAAGAAAATCAATGGGCTCAAGGTGATTTTTGGGCCCCTGAAGTAATTTCCTATAGGAATAGATTTTATATGGTATATAGTGCACGAGATAAAAATGGTAAATTACAAATTGGATTGGCAGCAAGTGATTCTCCCTTAGGCCCCTTTTTAACAATAAAGGCTCCCCTAATTAATGATGGATATTCAAACATCGATGGGCATATTTTTATAGATTCCGACGGAAGCCCATATTTGTTTTGGGTTAGAGACTGCTCTGAAAATATTATAGATGGTATACATGTAAGTCAAATTTATGTTCAAGAAATGTCCGAAAATCTTTTAGAATTCAAAGGAGAACCTGTTTTAGCATTAGAACCATCTCAACAGTGGGAGGGTTTAGACCAGAATTGGCAATGGAATGAAGGACCCTTCGTAATAAAAAATAATGAGATATATTATTTGCTTTATTCTGCTAATTATTTTGGTTCACCTGATTATGCAATTGGTTATGCAGTTTCAAAAAGTCCTTTTGGTCCCTGGGAAAAAAGCAAAGATAATCCTGTTTTGACAAAAGATTTATCAATAGGTGTTTCAGGTCCTGGACATTGTTCTGTTACTACATCTCCAAGTGATCTTGAATTGTTTATAGTTTATCATACTCATGCTTTCTCTCAATCACCAGGTGGAATTAGAGTACTAAATATTGATAGAATATATTTTGAGAAAAAAGGTGCCTTAATTGTAAAAGGTCCTACTAGAACACCTCAACCTTTTCCTGAATAA
- a CDS encoding carbohydrate ABC transporter permease yields the protein MKRSKLLTIIAVIIFVIYIFPILWMFLSAFKTDLEIITQKFFPSHLNLENYSYILEQSGILRWLFNSAFISLTSTLGALVVTVFASFSLGRLKFKGNTVLFYITLAGVMIPLQAIMIPRYLLLRDLNLLNTYWGLIIPYMVNPMFVLIVSQFFKGIPKEFEEAARIDGANDFFILFRIMVPLARPSLIAIAVFSFVSSWNDFLWPLIVMSDSSMYTLPIGLATFYGSYSMKYGVTMAGNVIAALPIFIFFLIFQEQLIQGLTAGGLKE from the coding sequence TTGAAGAGGTCAAAACTTTTAACTATTATAGCGGTTATAATTTTTGTTATATATATATTTCCGATATTATGGATGTTCCTTTCGGCCTTTAAAACAGATTTGGAAATAATAACTCAAAAATTTTTCCCTTCTCATTTAAATTTAGAAAATTATTCATATATATTGGAACAATCAGGTATATTGAGATGGTTATTTAATAGTGCCTTCATTTCATTAACTTCTACCCTAGGGGCATTAGTTGTTACTGTGTTTGCATCGTTTTCTTTAGGTAGATTAAAGTTTAAAGGAAATACCGTTTTATTTTATATTACGTTAGCAGGGGTTATGATCCCTTTACAGGCAATAATGATTCCTCGATATTTACTTTTAAGAGATTTAAACTTATTAAATACTTATTGGGGTTTAATTATACCCTATATGGTTAATCCTATGTTTGTATTAATAGTCTCACAGTTTTTCAAGGGAATCCCTAAAGAATTTGAAGAAGCGGCGAGGATCGATGGAGCAAACGATTTTTTTATTCTTTTTAGAATAATGGTTCCATTAGCAAGACCTTCTTTAATTGCAATTGCAGTGTTTAGTTTTGTTTCTTCTTGGAATGACTTTTTATGGCCTCTAATAGTGATGTCAGACTCTTCAATGTATACTCTACCAATTGGTTTGGCAACATTTTATGGGTCTTACAGTATGAAATATGGGGTGACGATGGCTGGAAATGTTATAGCAGCTTTACCAATATTTATATTTTTCCTAATTTTTCAGGAACAGTTAATACAAGGATTAACAGCAGGTGGCTTAAAGGAATAA
- a CDS encoding carbohydrate ABC transporter permease: MKKNSIKGYLFFLPFGVLYGLFLIYPLINGFRMSFFDWDLFGEPQFIGLQNFSKMFNDPTFWSSLWHTIYFVILTVPILVILGFLMALLLNSKIYMKRLFRMLFFFPYVLSITIVCSIWAFLYQPHFGIIDKIFEIIGINYTGWLLDPKTAMPAIALTTIWWTLGFNVILYLAGLQEISDSVYEAATIDGANSFQKTIFITIPLLKRTHALVLVLQTIASLQIFGQVYIMTGGGPQGSTRVLIQYIYDQGFRYFRMGYAQAMALFFFAIMFVIAFIQIRLTLRTGGE, encoded by the coding sequence GTGAAGAAAAATTCTATTAAGGGATATTTATTCTTTCTACCGTTTGGTGTGTTATATGGTTTGTTTTTAATATACCCTCTTATAAATGGTTTCAGAATGAGTTTTTTTGATTGGGATTTATTTGGAGAGCCACAATTTATTGGTTTACAGAATTTTTCGAAAATGTTTAATGATCCAACTTTTTGGTCAAGTTTATGGCACACGATTTACTTTGTAATATTGACTGTGCCAATTTTAGTTATTTTAGGATTTTTAATGGCTCTGTTGTTAAATTCCAAAATATATATGAAAAGACTTTTTCGTATGTTATTCTTTTTTCCATATGTCTTATCTATTACAATAGTATGTAGCATTTGGGCTTTTTTGTATCAACCACATTTCGGAATTATAGATAAAATATTTGAAATAATAGGTATTAATTACACAGGTTGGTTACTAGATCCTAAAACTGCTATGCCAGCTATTGCTTTGACTACGATATGGTGGACGTTAGGTTTTAATGTAATTCTTTATTTAGCCGGATTACAGGAAATTTCAGATTCAGTATATGAAGCGGCTACGATAGACGGTGCAAATTCATTTCAGAAAACCATTTTTATAACTATCCCTTTGTTGAAAAGGACACACGCATTAGTTTTAGTGCTACAAACGATAGCATCATTACAAATTTTTGGTCAAGTATATATAATGACTGGGGGAGGACCTCAAGGAAGTACTAGAGTGTTAATACAATATATATATGATCAAGGTTTTAGATACTTTAGAATGGGATATGCGCAAGCTATGGCTTTGTTTTTCTTTGCAATAATGTTTGTAATAGCCTTTATCCAAATTAGATTAACACTGCGGACAGGAGGTGAATAA